A section of the Chitinivibrionales bacterium genome encodes:
- a CDS encoding glycoside hydrolase family 3 N-terminal domain-containing protein, with protein sequence MKSIKFISLTAVALLAYTTVFAQSLDFSVSGKVVLANGSPVANATVTYQSIAKRLSWDFSKSDGTFGGYSVSTSQPLQQNSTLTLLGEGPVSIDIFDISGKKVESVYNARIEKGIYALEPITSKLSKSVYLMKIRAGNQVIYRKLLKTGLRTGSASVYELSSSNTPMVMAKKLAVIDSIRVGKTGYAPTYVPIQTYSDNVGNVTIAPIDIESKVDALFNQMTDLQRYGQLCMPPNSIGNLASSCASNNCGSIFGGGGALVGSSASACADQVDGCQTAMMGTALKIPIMAAYDFVHGASAVPGATMLPHNLALGAVQDSLLVQKAWRVAALEVRGSGCNWGFGPCIAVIRDDRWGRSYEGFCETPERTQIMARHAVLGAQLTDLSCPLSYAACIKHFAGDGNTANGVNQGETVGPDATARAINLPGYAAGVAAGVATVMPSFSSWCDGTPMHQNKTLITGWLKDSTNTGTPPSPGFKGLVVGDWEASWPLPTCEGAGVDVPMAPGCNIGIIATNDPNNNNNFVKMAAMGATQQARIYDACKRVLRVKAWMGMFNSGYNPLADRRLTPLVGCAAHRDVARQCVRASQVLLKNANNVLPMPKTANLAIWGQAGDDIGIQCGGWTVSWQGQQGAIPGGGGTSIRTACQAVGATVSFVSSPNAVGNSDYILAVFSENPYAETSFPNINLTGNDATGTNQAVINEVAAAHTAGKKVIGMLIAGRVLDISTVINNCDAFIWSCLPGTEGEGIADVLFGDYKFSGKLPVTWPTSSAQEPINSGDGQTGMYAYGFGLTD encoded by the coding sequence ATGAAAAGTATAAAATTTATTTCACTCACTGCTGTAGCCTTGCTGGCATATACAACAGTATTTGCCCAAAGCCTTGACTTTTCGGTTTCAGGAAAAGTCGTTCTCGCAAATGGGTCACCGGTAGCAAATGCCACAGTCACGTACCAGAGCATTGCAAAGCGCCTGTCATGGGATTTTTCCAAGTCAGATGGGACCTTCGGCGGCTATTCGGTTTCCACAAGCCAACCTCTTCAGCAGAATTCGACTCTAACCCTGCTTGGAGAAGGGCCGGTCTCCATCGACATCTTTGATATCAGTGGAAAAAAAGTGGAATCGGTTTATAATGCCAGAATCGAAAAAGGCATCTATGCTCTTGAGCCCATCACCTCAAAACTTTCAAAATCCGTTTACCTGATGAAGATCAGGGCGGGAAACCAGGTGATCTATCGTAAACTGTTAAAAACCGGTCTGAGAACCGGTTCGGCTTCCGTATATGAGCTTTCGTCATCGAACACGCCCATGGTTATGGCTAAGAAGCTCGCGGTCATCGATTCGATCCGTGTCGGAAAGACCGGCTATGCCCCCACTTATGTTCCCATTCAAACCTATTCCGACAACGTTGGCAACGTGACCATTGCGCCGATTGACATCGAGAGCAAGGTCGACGCGCTATTCAACCAAATGACCGATCTCCAGAGGTACGGACAACTCTGCATGCCGCCGAACAGCATCGGCAATCTTGCATCCTCATGTGCTTCCAACAACTGCGGAAGCATATTCGGCGGCGGTGGCGCATTGGTCGGCTCCAGCGCCTCGGCTTGCGCCGACCAGGTTGACGGTTGTCAAACGGCAATGATGGGCACCGCACTCAAGATCCCTATCATGGCGGCCTACGACTTTGTGCACGGGGCAAGCGCGGTTCCGGGCGCCACAATGCTGCCGCACAACCTGGCGCTGGGCGCAGTCCAGGACTCTCTGCTGGTGCAGAAGGCGTGGCGCGTTGCCGCGCTCGAAGTGCGCGGCTCGGGCTGCAACTGGGGATTCGGTCCCTGTATCGCGGTAATTCGCGACGACCGCTGGGGCCGCTCGTACGAGGGCTTCTGCGAAACTCCTGAGCGCACGCAGATCATGGCGAGGCACGCCGTGCTGGGCGCTCAACTTACCGACCTGTCCTGCCCATTGTCATACGCGGCATGTATCAAACATTTCGCAGGCGACGGCAATACGGCTAACGGCGTCAACCAGGGCGAGACGGTAGGTCCCGATGCAACGGCACGGGCAATCAATCTGCCCGGTTATGCGGCCGGAGTTGCCGCAGGCGTCGCCACGGTCATGCCCTCATTTTCCAGCTGGTGTGACGGCACGCCAATGCATCAGAACAAGACGCTAATAACAGGTTGGCTGAAAGACTCAACCAACACAGGCACCCCTCCTTCCCCAGGTTTCAAAGGCCTCGTTGTGGGTGACTGGGAAGCATCATGGCCGTTGCCCACCTGCGAGGGAGCCGGCGTCGACGTACCCATGGCGCCGGGTTGCAACATAGGAATCATCGCGACAAATGATCCAAACAATAACAATAATTTTGTGAAGATGGCCGCCATGGGCGCAACCCAGCAGGCGCGAATCTACGATGCATGCAAGCGCGTGCTGCGCGTCAAGGCATGGATGGGCATGTTCAATTCGGGTTACAATCCGCTCGCCGACCGCCGGCTCACCCCGTTGGTCGGGTGCGCAGCGCACAGGGACGTGGCACGGCAATGCGTACGCGCCTCGCAGGTGCTGCTCAAGAACGCCAACAACGTCCTGCCCATGCCCAAGACCGCGAACCTTGCGATATGGGGACAGGCGGGAGACGATATCGGCATCCAGTGCGGCGGATGGACCGTGAGCTGGCAGGGCCAGCAGGGCGCGATCCCGGGCGGCGGCGGCACGTCGATACGCACCGCGTGCCAGGCGGTGGGCGCCACGGTGAGCTTTGTATCAAGCCCGAACGCGGTGGGCAATTCCGATTACATTCTCGCGGTGTTCAGCGAGAATCCTTATGCCGAGACCTCATTTCCCAACATCAACTTGACGGGGAATGATGCGACGGGCACGAACCAGGCCGTGATCAACGAGGTTGCCGCGGCGCATACGGCGGGCAAGAAGGTCATCGGAATGCTGATCGCGGGAAGAGTGCTCGACATTTCCACGGTCATCAACAATTGCGACGCATTCATATGGTCGTGTCTGCCGGGCACGGAAGGAGAAGGCATAGCCGACGTGCTGTTCGGTGATTACAAGTTCTCGGGGAAGCTGCCGGTGACATGGCCCACGAGCAGCGCCCAGGAGCCCATCAACTCCGGCGATGGCCAGACCGGAATGTATGCGTACGGCTTCGGGCTTACCGACTGA
- a CDS encoding TIGR02147 family protein, with protein sequence MIDIYEYIDYRKLLKDLYLEKKKEFPFFSYRYIARKVGFSSAGFFINVVQRKRNISSEFIFKFAQVFKFKRAETEYFELLVRFDQAKNHDQKRYYFEKILASKKSKIKVTDAQHYEFYSKWYYTAVREVLNCCKFSGNYAELAKRVSPPITPAEAKKAVALLEKMGFIQKDDRGCYQLVDDIITTGYEAKSLAINNFLISTTELARQAIDRYPREQRSMSTLTFSCSPEGYAQIDERLKRFRREILEIVRADKNVDRVYHINFHVFPMSSPIPKP encoded by the coding sequence ATGATCGACATTTATGAATATATCGATTACCGTAAACTTCTCAAGGATCTTTACCTTGAAAAGAAAAAGGAGTTTCCATTCTTCTCTTACCGGTACATCGCCCGGAAGGTGGGATTCAGCTCTGCCGGTTTCTTCATCAACGTTGTCCAGAGAAAGCGGAACATCTCGTCGGAATTTATATTTAAATTTGCGCAGGTGTTTAAGTTCAAGCGCGCCGAAACCGAATACTTCGAGCTGCTCGTCCGGTTCGACCAGGCCAAGAATCACGACCAGAAAAGATATTATTTCGAAAAGATTCTCGCCTCAAAAAAATCGAAGATCAAGGTAACCGACGCGCAGCATTACGAATTTTACAGCAAGTGGTATTACACCGCGGTGCGCGAGGTGCTGAACTGCTGCAAATTTTCCGGCAATTACGCGGAACTTGCAAAACGGGTATCGCCGCCGATAACGCCCGCCGAGGCGAAAAAGGCGGTGGCGCTCCTCGAGAAAATGGGATTTATCCAAAAGGACGACCGCGGGTGCTATCAGCTCGTTGACGATATCATCACCACGGGGTATGAGGCGAAATCGCTTGCGATCAACAATTTCCTCATATCCACCACCGAGCTTGCGCGGCAAGCGATAGACCGGTATCCGCGGGAGCAGCGGAGCATGTCAACGCTCACCTTCAGCTGTTCGCCCGAGGGTTACGCGCAGATTGATGAGCGTCTTAAACGGTTTAGGCGTGAAATTCTCGAAATCGTAAGGGCGGATAAAAACGTGGATAGGGTGTATCATATTAATTTTCACGTTTTTCCGATGTCCAGTCCGATACCAAAGCCATAG
- a CDS encoding type II secretion system protein: MKNLGTIVKNAKGFTLMEVIMTMVIIGVTAVVILTWQKTSWTQTKSTNRLMVAGQVIEKQIEKIRMTIAQNPATNYPSFRTSFASKDSVMADTTVTPRMWVRWSTWDTLHDPKGHAITDICQVKLVAWWTGAGVNDSLKVETRIAKNF, encoded by the coding sequence ATGAAAAACCTTGGAACTATTGTGAAAAACGCAAAAGGATTTACTTTGATGGAAGTAATAATGACTATGGTCATCATTGGCGTGACCGCGGTTGTCATTCTGACATGGCAAAAAACTTCATGGACGCAGACAAAATCGACCAACAGGCTTATGGTTGCAGGACAGGTGATTGAAAAACAGATAGAAAAGATACGAATGACCATTGCACAGAACCCGGCAACAAATTACCCGTCTTTTAGAACGAGTTTTGCCAGCAAGGATTCGGTCATGGCCGACACCACGGTTACGCCGCGGATGTGGGTGCGGTGGAGCACATGGGACACGCTGCATGATCCAAAGGGACACGCAATAACCGATATATGCCAGGTCAAACTTGTTGCCTGGTGGACAGGCGCAGGGGTAAACGACTCTTTAAAGGTTGAAACACGCATTGCAAAGAATTTTTAA
- a CDS encoding GspH/FimT family pseudopilin, producing MAKVKRNSGITIIELLTVIVILGLLAAVAVPNINRLTDQVRLRTAANSLKRQLIIARTRALADPNIHVGVCIDTNHSKSRSWVFLDLSSGTLNHYDATDPTYMGTYTAPMGVWDSIPTLANNGISDSVVIFRGDGSAKNGGKIVVKNKRGQVRIISVLASTGRVKVN from the coding sequence ATGGCTAAAGTTAAACGCAACTCCGGAATTACTATCATAGAATTATTGACGGTCATAGTAATTTTAGGCCTTTTAGCAGCTGTTGCGGTGCCGAACATCAACCGATTGACGGATCAGGTAAGACTTCGGACTGCTGCCAATTCTCTCAAACGCCAGCTTATCATCGCGAGAACGCGCGCATTGGCGGATCCAAATATCCATGTCGGCGTCTGCATAGATACCAATCATAGCAAGTCAAGGTCTTGGGTGTTTCTTGATCTTTCGTCCGGTACTTTAAATCATTACGATGCGACAGACCCGACATACATGGGTACCTATACCGCGCCCATGGGTGTTTGGGACAGCATACCGACGCTTGCCAATAATGGAATATCGGATAGCGTCGTGATTTTCAGGGGCGACGGCTCCGCAAAAAACGGCGGAAAAATCGTGGTGAAAAATAAGAGAGGACAGGTACGGATAATAAGCGTGCTGGCAAGCACGGGAAGAGTAAAGGTAAATTAG
- a CDS encoding kelch repeat-containing protein yields the protein MSQLRTLFLLMCAAAVLYVGCTPMLAGGSGSEVVGVVRDASLKAVSNATIYLDSTRADTVSQPDTSLKHHDSTSSDANGNYRFTLASNGISVYNISCSANKGALIGFKPDIVVNRPVDYNGTFIVTVDPITLAPPGAIKGKALINSLNMAGIICYIPGTSFLAMTDDSGTFLISKVPEGTYNVYYYYPGYQTGKTSSVTVIQNQVTTIPALQLSLDPAGRPLPPLSLAAAEDTVNGIVKLTWRSVKVSDLAGYIVLRQGPGDPDFVPLNAIPVTDTAYNDVVFNNPQDTTKTLIYTVRAVDADHNQSDNAISIRIDVIPPSYIRPVLYLSMISPASDTIVAGTAATAAVGFKCNITKTDTITWYAKAPDSVFLRKTAVMALAGGDTLSYVWTGSGIKKVCVNVLDERGNTWRDSIMLSVRPKAVAVTAISSTDSTVRVTWRKSADPAFAQYQLFAADTGTGTAAVVASTANVSDTTYLISTRTNGIKSYRVRVLAAQGLVSDSGIALAGGIKDSPPRFTIDTAAIPKTANAAMPYRVKLTVSDVNLDNLSFVQLSSVTGLTIADTAVAWTPGVADVGVKHISVRVSDGWGGSDTISWDVTVMPSNVWSSISPLSKARRFLSAAVINGVLYAAGGGTLQFDGMNYNLHPWDTVEAFTVASGTAWSPVASLPTARYRMACASLGGTLFCFGGAGTYDYVMHVDSFSPASNSWGAADTLYSVRVGAAVCTVGGKFYLIGGESYNGTSLTVSANIDEWDPGLGWSPKVSLQKARMDHQAVVINNKIYIIGGLGGSDPNNCVPEQSVEVFDPVQNRIDTAAPLNTGRWYFGAAEANGKIYVVGGLYSFDTDSSQASVEEYDPVKNVWSFKASLPAGRFGCAAASWQGKIYVVGGAEKDATGTKETNSVMVFYP from the coding sequence ATGAGCCAGCTCCGTACACTGTTTTTGCTCATGTGCGCCGCCGCGGTGCTTTACGTCGGCTGTACACCTATGTTGGCCGGCGGCTCAGGTTCGGAAGTCGTCGGAGTTGTCCGTGACGCCTCGTTGAAAGCAGTTTCCAACGCAACCATCTATTTAGATTCGACACGAGCAGATACCGTTTCACAGCCCGACACTTCCCTCAAACATCACGATTCCACGAGCTCCGATGCAAACGGCAATTACCGTTTTACCCTCGCCAGCAACGGGATTTCTGTTTACAACATTTCCTGTTCTGCAAATAAGGGCGCGCTTATCGGATTCAAACCCGACATTGTGGTCAACAGGCCGGTGGATTATAACGGGACTTTTATTGTGACCGTTGATCCCATCACCTTGGCTCCCCCAGGTGCGATAAAGGGGAAGGCCCTCATCAACAGCTTGAATATGGCGGGCATCATCTGCTACATTCCCGGCACGTCGTTTCTTGCAATGACCGATGATTCCGGAACATTCCTCATCTCCAAGGTCCCTGAGGGCACGTACAATGTGTATTATTATTATCCCGGTTACCAAACGGGAAAAACCTCCTCGGTTACGGTAATTCAAAACCAGGTCACCACCATTCCCGCCCTCCAGCTCAGCCTGGATCCGGCCGGTAGGCCGCTTCCGCCGCTCTCCCTTGCCGCCGCCGAAGACACGGTCAACGGTATTGTGAAATTAACGTGGCGGTCTGTCAAGGTTTCAGATCTTGCGGGATATATCGTGTTACGGCAAGGGCCCGGGGATCCCGACTTTGTTCCGTTAAATGCAATCCCAGTCACCGATACCGCATATAACGACGTGGTGTTCAACAATCCCCAAGACACGACCAAGACCTTGATCTACACCGTGAGGGCGGTTGATGCCGACCATAACCAGAGCGACAACGCAATTTCAATTCGAATCGACGTCATCCCGCCATCCTATATCCGCCCGGTGTTGTATTTGTCAATGATTTCCCCGGCATCAGACACCATTGTCGCGGGGACCGCGGCAACGGCCGCCGTCGGATTCAAGTGCAACATCACGAAAACCGACACCATCACCTGGTACGCAAAAGCACCTGACTCGGTGTTCCTCAGAAAAACGGCCGTCATGGCGCTGGCGGGCGGGGACACGCTTTCGTACGTCTGGACCGGTTCCGGCATAAAAAAGGTATGCGTGAACGTTCTTGACGAACGCGGAAACACCTGGCGCGACAGCATCATGCTCAGCGTACGGCCGAAGGCCGTCGCGGTGACGGCAATATCTTCCACCGACAGCACCGTGCGCGTCACGTGGCGGAAATCGGCCGACCCCGCCTTTGCGCAATACCAGTTGTTTGCCGCTGATACCGGAACGGGGACAGCGGCGGTTGTTGCGTCAACGGCAAACGTGAGTGACACCACCTACCTCATTTCAACTAGGACAAACGGCATCAAGAGTTACCGCGTAAGAGTGCTTGCCGCGCAGGGCCTGGTTTCCGACAGCGGCATCGCGCTTGCGGGCGGGATAAAAGATTCACCGCCGCGTTTCACCATCGATACCGCCGCCATCCCGAAAACGGCGAACGCCGCCATGCCGTATCGCGTAAAACTTACCGTCTCAGATGTCAATCTAGACAATCTCTCGTTTGTCCAGCTTTCCTCGGTAACGGGCCTTACCATAGCCGATACCGCGGTAGCCTGGACCCCCGGCGTCGCCGACGTCGGCGTGAAGCATATCAGCGTGCGGGTAAGCGACGGGTGGGGCGGGAGCGATACGATATCCTGGGACGTTACGGTAATGCCGTCGAACGTGTGGTCGAGCATTTCCCCCCTGTCAAAGGCGCGCAGGTTCCTTTCGGCCGCCGTGATCAACGGCGTGCTCTACGCAGCGGGAGGGGGCACCCTTCAATTTGATGGCATGAATTACAACCTGCATCCATGGGACACTGTTGAGGCGTTTACTGTTGCCTCCGGCACCGCCTGGTCGCCGGTGGCTTCGCTTCCCACCGCCCGATACCGAATGGCGTGCGCTTCTCTGGGCGGCACGCTTTTCTGCTTTGGCGGTGCGGGAACCTATGATTATGTGATGCATGTCGATTCTTTCAGTCCGGCGTCGAATTCGTGGGGCGCTGCCGACACGCTCTACAGTGTGCGGGTAGGCGCCGCCGTCTGTACCGTCGGCGGCAAATTCTATCTCATCGGCGGCGAGAGTTATAACGGCACAAGCTTAACGGTGTCCGCGAACATTGACGAATGGGACCCTGGGCTGGGATGGAGTCCCAAAGTGTCTTTGCAAAAGGCGCGCATGGACCATCAGGCCGTGGTGATTAACAATAAGATTTATATCATCGGCGGGCTGGGCGGATCCGACCCGAACAATTGCGTTCCCGAGCAGAGCGTGGAGGTGTTTGATCCGGTCCAAAACCGCATTGATACGGCCGCCCCGCTCAACACGGGCCGCTGGTATTTCGGCGCGGCTGAGGCAAACGGAAAAATCTATGTCGTCGGCGGCCTGTATTCTTTTGATACCGACAGCTCCCAAGCATCCGTTGAGGAGTACGATCCGGTTAAAAATGTCTGGTCATTCAAGGCTTCGCTTCCCGCGGGAAGGTTCGGCTGCGCAGCGGCCTCGTGGCAGGGAAAAATTTACGTGGTTGGCGGCGCTGAAAAAGACGCGACAGGCACAAAGGAAACAAATTCGGTAATGGTGTTTTATCCGTAA
- a CDS encoding glycosyl hydrolase, protein MIRTKLWCMVASCAFCLLTNVPVSAQVQAGLGSYATSGNFTVPDHNPVITSDFSQKVICAKWWATLINNSFSQPLWAHPISYQTNAGGLDMGYPGAAVSTGGGFSNSHNRDLTVGMDGLNATSSPVSAHSHFGVTARWTSGAMTMEATMAQGIPFTYFKMTGGNAKVSFAGTPTIWYSQGSVVAATVNGHNWAVFAPTGSTWSGSGTMTSSLSGKDYLSVALLPDNSAQTLAFFTQYAYSFVKDTRVTWNYDEPSAILTSFFSVVTEAKEGTASGTIFAVFRHQWLEMPGPFLSYTYQSARGVMKTVAGQNFAVPMKFNGILVSMPAVGFDMPTLQNLVNGEGIPASIGAGGCTYNKDMGKYAQLAQIADVAGNTAKRDAIVTSLKSSLQNWFTADGQPEFYYHKPWNRLIGYPPCYYSDTRLTDHHFHYGYYLRAAACVAQWDTTWAKPENWGGMVQMLIRDVNSWDDNDPLFGRFGYFEPYEGHGWADGTGFATGTNQESSSESMNFNAGLILYGVMTGNKVLRDEGIFMYVNEARAIGQYWWDVDNVTFPTAYTHTCVGMVWSNGGAYSTWFSGAGSAIHGINFLPNTSGHLYYGRYPDYNPLNYNEGFDGGWSDLFYEFLAYSDGATAMSKYNGGTSIEAGNTKAACYLEISSLNTAGRLDTSVTGSTPTFAVFDKGTTRTYCAFNPDISDKTVNFNDGFSMVVPSKKQVCTTGPVKPVGVTAPVERKTLTSCSLEKIAVLGGAVAIPRLGAGIQKIELYDLSGKKVWESLVMSGKPVVRALTMAKGIYMLRQYR, encoded by the coding sequence ATGATACGGACCAAGCTGTGGTGCATGGTTGCAAGCTGCGCTTTTTGCCTATTGACAAATGTTCCTGTTTCGGCCCAGGTCCAGGCAGGTTTGGGATCCTATGCTACCTCGGGTAATTTTACCGTACCCGACCACAATCCGGTGATAACGTCGGATTTTTCTCAGAAGGTGATCTGTGCAAAATGGTGGGCGACGCTCATCAACAATTCGTTCTCCCAGCCCCTTTGGGCGCATCCGATATCCTACCAGACAAATGCAGGTGGGCTGGACATGGGATACCCCGGCGCCGCCGTCAGCACGGGCGGCGGGTTCTCAAATTCCCACAACAGGGACCTTACCGTCGGCATGGACGGCCTGAACGCCACCTCTTCTCCCGTTTCGGCACATTCCCATTTTGGTGTCACTGCAAGGTGGACCTCGGGCGCCATGACCATGGAGGCCACCATGGCGCAGGGAATTCCTTTTACCTATTTCAAGATGACCGGCGGGAATGCTAAGGTCAGTTTTGCCGGTACTCCCACCATCTGGTACAGCCAGGGCAGCGTGGTTGCGGCAACGGTCAACGGTCACAACTGGGCCGTGTTCGCCCCCACGGGGTCAACATGGAGCGGCTCGGGGACGATGACATCGTCGCTTTCCGGGAAAGACTATCTTTCGGTGGCCCTGCTTCCCGACAATTCGGCGCAGACCCTCGCGTTCTTCACGCAATACGCCTATTCCTTTGTCAAGGACACACGCGTGACCTGGAACTATGACGAGCCGTCGGCGATCCTCACCTCGTTTTTCAGCGTGGTCACCGAGGCCAAGGAAGGAACCGCATCGGGGACGATTTTCGCCGTGTTCCGCCACCAATGGCTCGAAATGCCGGGTCCGTTTCTCTCCTACACCTACCAGAGCGCCCGCGGCGTGATGAAGACCGTGGCGGGCCAGAATTTTGCCGTGCCCATGAAGTTCAACGGCATACTCGTTTCAATGCCGGCCGTGGGGTTTGACATGCCCACGCTCCAGAACCTCGTCAATGGCGAAGGAATTCCCGCATCCATCGGCGCCGGCGGATGCACCTACAACAAAGACATGGGCAAATATGCGCAGCTCGCGCAGATCGCGGACGTGGCCGGCAACACAGCCAAGCGGGACGCGATCGTCACCTCCCTCAAGTCAAGCCTGCAGAACTGGTTTACCGCTGACGGTCAACCCGAATTTTATTATCACAAACCATGGAACAGGCTTATCGGGTATCCGCCGTGCTACTACTCGGACACGCGCCTTACCGATCACCATTTCCACTATGGCTATTATCTGAGAGCCGCTGCATGCGTGGCGCAATGGGACACAACCTGGGCAAAACCGGAAAACTGGGGCGGCATGGTGCAGATGCTTATCCGTGACGTGAATTCATGGGACGACAACGATCCGCTGTTCGGCCGCTTCGGCTATTTCGAGCCCTATGAGGGCCACGGCTGGGCCGACGGCACCGGCTTTGCCACCGGCACCAACCAAGAATCGTCGTCGGAATCCATGAACTTCAACGCCGGACTTATCCTATACGGCGTCATGACCGGTAACAAAGTGCTGCGCGACGAGGGTATTTTCATGTATGTCAACGAGGCGCGCGCCATAGGGCAGTACTGGTGGGACGTTGACAATGTAACATTCCCGACCGCATATACCCACACCTGCGTCGGCATGGTGTGGAGCAACGGCGGCGCATACAGCACCTGGTTCTCGGGCGCAGGCAGCGCCATTCACGGAATCAATTTCCTGCCCAACACGTCGGGGCACCTGTACTACGGCCGGTACCCCGATTACAACCCGTTAAATTATAATGAAGGATTCGACGGCGGGTGGTCCGACCTCTTCTACGAGTTCCTCGCCTACTCCGACGGGGCCACCGCCATGTCGAAATACAACGGCGGAACCAGCATCGAGGCCGGAAACACCAAGGCGGCCTGCTATCTCGAGATCTCATCCCTTAACACGGCCGGCAGGCTCGACACCTCCGTCACCGGAAGCACGCCCACCTTTGCCGTTTTTGACAAAGGAACAACCCGCACCTACTGCGCCTTCAACCCGGATATCTCCGACAAAACCGTCAACTTCAATGACGGATTCAGCATGGTGGTGCCTTCCAAGAAGCAGGTATGCACCACGGGACCGGTCAAGCCCGTGGGGGTAACGGCCCCGGTTGAAAGAAAAACCCTTACAAGTTGTTCCCTGGAGAAAATCGCGGTCCTCGGCGGCGCGGTCGCTATCCCGCGTCTCGGCGCGGGAATTCAGAAAATCGAATTATATGATCTTTCAGGAAAAAAAGTTTGGGAATCCCTGGTGATGTCCGGGAAACCGGTTGTCAGGGCCCTGACCATGGCAAAAGGCATTTATATGTTGAGGCAGTACCGGTGA